In Gottschalkia purinilytica, a single window of DNA contains:
- the lepB gene encoding signal peptidase I, with protein sequence MKSEILEWIKCIVISVGIAFAITSFINTTEVYSVSMNPTLVEHDRLVILNNNKNIKHGDIIVFKTDLEFNEGELKSLNIIQRLTSGSTKKLIKRVIGLEGDKITIKNGKVYVNDKELDENYIKEYGTIGDVEIDKIPKGKVFVMGDNRNNSIDSRSEEIGLVDYDKIVGKVIYRIYPFSKVGKLN encoded by the coding sequence ATGAAAAGTGAGATTTTAGAGTGGATTAAGTGTATTGTAATATCAGTTGGAATCGCATTCGCTATAACTTCTTTTATAAATACTACAGAAGTGTATAGTGTTTCTATGAATCCTACATTAGTAGAGCATGATAGATTAGTTATATTAAATAATAATAAAAATATTAAGCATGGTGATATAATTGTATTTAAAACAGATTTAGAATTTAATGAGGGCGAGCTAAAAAGTCTAAACATAATTCAAAGACTTACGTCAGGTAGTACAAAAAAATTAATTAAAAGAGTTATAGGACTTGAGGGAGATAAAATAACTATAAAGAATGGAAAAGTATATGTAAATGATAAAGAACTCGATGAAAACTATATAAAAGAATATGGAACTATAGGTGATGTAGAAATAGACAAAATACCAAAAGGGAAGGTCTTTGTCATGGGAGATAATAGGAATAATAGTATAGATAGTAGAAGTGAAGAAATAGGTCTTGTTGACTATGACAAGATCGTAGGTAAAGTCATATATAGAATATATCCATTTTCTAAAGTAGGAAAACTTAATTAA